In Malus sylvestris chromosome 15, drMalSylv7.2, whole genome shotgun sequence, a single genomic region encodes these proteins:
- the LOC126601737 gene encoding dolichyl-diphosphooligosaccharide--protein glycosyltransferase subunit STT3A, translating into MEASQTSNGTTLRHAFGNVLSFFILILIGVLAFSIRLFSVIKYESVIHEFDPYFNYRVTQFLTKNGIYDFWNWFDDRTWYPLGRVIGGTVYPGLTLTAGSLWWFLNSLNIPLSVETICVFTAPIFSAFTSWATYLLTREVKGAGAGLTAAALIAMVPSYISRSVAGSYDNEAVAIFALIFTFYLYIKTLNTGSLFYATLNAIAYFYMVCSWGGYTFIINLIPMHVLLCIVTGRYSSRLYIAYAPLVVLGTLLAALVPVVGFNAVMTSEHFASFLVFIIIHVVAFVYYIKGILSPKMFKVAVTLVISIGLLICLAVVAVLVALVASSPTKGWSGRSLSLLDPTYASKYIPIIASVSEHQPPTWPSYFMDINVLAFLVPAGIIACFSPLSDASSFVILYIVTSVYFSGVMVRLMLVLAPAACILSGIALSEAFEVFTRSIKFQLPGLTGSSQVDAGETSSESTVPQNEVPKTKTDKGADTLKERPSRKNRKKEKEPVEKPSIKSQIEKRLLVLPFEGSILAIFLLVLLGAFYVVHCVWAAAEAYSAPSIVLTSQSHDGLHVFDDFREAYAWLSHNTEVDDKVASWWDYGYQTTAMANRTVIVDNNTWNNTHIATVGTAMSSPEKAAWEIFNSLDVKYVLVVFGGLVGYPSDDINKFLWMVRIGGGVFPHIKEPDYLRDGQYRIDNQATPTMLNSLMYKLCYYRFVDTDGKGFDRVRRTEIGKKYFKLTHFEEVFTTHHWMVRLYKLKPPKNRIRGKTKKSKAKSSSTSSTKKSGTKRNPWH; encoded by the exons ATGGAGGCCTCGCAGACCTCCAACGGGACGACCTTGAGGCATGCTTTCGGAAATGTCCTTTCCTTCTTCATCCTCATCCTGATCGGCGTTCTCGCATTTTCGATCCGGCTCTTCTCT GTCATAAAGTACGAGAGTGTAATTCACGAGTTTGATCCTTACTTCAATTACAGAGTCACTCAG TTTCTGACAAAGAATGGAATATACGATTTTTGGAACTGGTTTGATGATCGAACCTG GTATCCTCTTGGTCGTGTGATTGGTGGAACTGTTTACCCTGGATTGACCTTGACTGCAGGATCCCTATGGTG gtttttgaattctttgaacatTCCTCTCTCTGTGGAAACTATTTGCGTGTTTACTGCACCTATATTCTCTGCTTTCACATCATGGGCGACTTACCTTCTGACTCGG GAAGTTAAGGGTGCTGGTGCTGGACTAACAGCTGCAGCTCTTATAGCCATG GTCCCATCATATATTTCTCGTTCTGTGGCTGGAAGCTATGACAATGAAGCTGTGGCTATTTTTGCTTTGATCTTCACTTTCTATCTATATATAAAG ACACTGAATACAGGATCCCTCTTTTATGCAACTCTTAATGCCATAGCATACTTTTACATG GTTTGCTCTTGGGGAGGCTACACATTTATTATTAACCTGATTCCAATGCATGTGCTTCTCTGCATTGTAACTGGTCGCTACTCGTCTCGTTTATACATTGCATATGCTCCTCTT GTGGTCTTGGGAACGTTGTTAGCTGCTTTGGTGCCGGTAGTTGGATTCAATGCAGTCATGACATCAGAACATTTTGCATCCTTCTTG gtttttattattatacatGTGGTCGCTTTCGTATACTATATCAAAGGGATTCTCTCTCCAAAAATGTTCAAAGTGGCTGTCACACTTGTTATATCCATTGGCCT GCTCATATGTTTAGCTGTCGTAGCAGTACTCGTAGCTCTGGTAGCTTCAAGCCCAACAAAGGGATGGAGTGGGCGAAGTCTAAGTTTACTTGATCC AACTTATGCGAGCAAGTACATACCAATTATTGCTAGTGTTAGTGAGCACCAACCTCCTACTTGGCCCTCTTACTTTATGGACATTAATGTGTTGGCCTTCTTGGTTCCTGCTGGAATTATT GCATGCTTTTCACCTTTATCAGATGCAAGCTCTTTTGTGATCCTTTATATTGTAACGTCAGTATATTTCTCCGGAGTCATG GTGCGACTTATGCTGGTACTTGCTCCAGCAGCATGCATCTTGTCTGGGATTGCTCTctctgaagcttttgaagttttcACACGATCAATCAAGTTTCAGTTACCTGGTTTAACAGGGTCTTCCCAAGTTGAT GCAGGGGAAACCAGTTCTGAGAGCACTGTACCCCAGAATGAAGTACCGAAAACAAAAACAGATAAAGGTGCTGACACATTAAAGGAGAGACCCTCAAGAAAGAacaggaagaaggaaaaggaaccAGTTGAAAAGCCTTCCATTAAATCTCAAATTGAAAAGAGGCTTCTGGTTTTACCATTTGAGGGATCCATTCTTGCTATTTTTCTCCTTGTATTGCTTGGAGCCTTCTATGTG gttcaTTGTGTCTGGGCAGCAGCAGAAGCGTATTCAGCCCCATCTATTGTTCTAACATCTCAGTCACATGATGGTCTCCatgtttttgatgattttagaGAGGCTTATGCGTGGTTAAGCCACAACACTGAGGTGGATGATAAA GTCGCGTCTTGGTGGGATTATGGGTACCAAACTACTGCCATGGCTAATCGCACTGTCATTGTTGACAACAACACATGGAACAACACACATATTGCAACTGTGGGTACTGCCATGTCTTCTCCAGAAAAGGCTGCTTGGGAAATTTTCAACTCATTGGATGTAAAATATGTCCTCGTTGTTTTTGGAG GTCTTGTTGGCTACCCCAGTGATGATATTAATAAGTTCTTGTGGATGGTCCGGATTGGAGGGGGCGTATTCCCTCATATCAAGGAACCTGATTACCTA AGGGATGGACAGTATCGCATTGACAATCAGGCGACCCCCACCATGCTAAATTCTCTCATGTACAAGCTCTGTTATTACAG GTTTGTGGACACAGACGGTAAAGGCTTTGATAGGGTGAGGCGAACAGAAATCGGAAAGAAATATTTCAAACTGACTCATTTTGAAGAG GTATTCACAACTCACCACTGGATGGTTCGGTTATACAAACTAAAACCGCCAAAGAACAGGATCCGAGGAAAGACAAAGAAGTCAAAAGCG AAATCAAGCTCAACGAGTAGCACAAAGAAGAGTGGAACGAAAAGGAATCCTTGGCACTGA
- the LOC126601738 gene encoding SNW/SKI-interacting protein-like encodes MTSLNELIPPPTATTTTYYDHSNDPWFRQRFSSSEAERSAAVVKPNPVPQYLKRQGFVPRKVEDFGEGGAFPEIHIAQYPLGMGRDKVAKPGTKILPVSVDANGEIAYDAIVKQNENSRKIVYSQHKDIVPKILKDAEEEMEEDEDEEEQKVIEETTAETKAALEKIVNVRLSAAQPKNVAKQSSESQYIKYKPSQKSEAFNSGAKERIIRMMEMPVDPLEPPKFKHKRVPRASGSPPVPVMHSPPRPVTVKDQQDWKIPPCISNWKNPKGYTIPLDKRLAADGRGLQDVQINDNFAKLSESLYVAEQKAREAVAMRSKVQKEMLMKEKEKKEQELRALAQKARSERTGAAPPAAIPMASDRTAMDTDMRGDYERPTREKEADYPKETREEKEERMRREKIREERRKERERERRLEAKDVAMGKKSKITRDRDRDISEKVALGMASAGAGKGGEVMYDQRLFNQEKGMDSGFATDDQYNVYDKGLFTAQPTLSTLYRPKKDVDGEMYGGADEQLDKIMKTDRFKPDRGFGGAAERAGPRDRPVEFEKDAVEEADPFGLDQFLTEVKKGGKKALDKVGTGGTMRASAGSSMRDGYEGGSSRSRIGFERGR; translated from the coding sequence ATGACGTCTCTGAACGAGCTGATTCCGCCGCCAACGGCAACCACAACGACATATTACGACCACTCGAACGATCCGTGGTTCCGGCAGCGGTTCAGTTCTTCCGAGGCGGAAAGATCTGCTGCTGTCGTTAAACCTAATCCTGTGCCTCAGTACTTGAAGCGCCAAGGCTTTGTTCCTAGGAAGGTGGAGGACTTCGGGGAAGGCGGCGCTTTCCCGGAGATTCACATAGCTCAGTACCCTCTTGGCATGGGCCGGGACAAGGTGGCGAAACCTGGGACAAAAATTCTTCCGGTTTCAGTTGATGCCAATGGGGAGATTGCGTATGATGCCATTGTTAAACAGAATGAGAACTCGAGAAAGATTGTGTATTCTCAACATAAGGATATTGTACCAAAAATTTTGAAGGATGCGGAAGaggagatggaagaggatgaggatgaggaggagcAGAAGGTGATTGAAGAAACGACTGCAGAAACAAAGGCTGCGCTTGAGAAGATTGTGAATGTGAGATTGAGCGCTGCACAGCCGAAAAATGTGGCCAAGCAGTCGTCAGAATCGCAATATATCAAGTATAAACCGTCTCAGAAATCGGAGGCATTTAATTCTGGTGCCAAGGAGAGGATTATCAGGATGATGGAGATGCCTGTGGATCCACTTGAGCCTCCTAAGTTCAAGCATAAGCGTGTTCCGAGGGCTTCTGGATCCCCACCTGTGCCGGTCATGCATTCCCCTCCTCGGCCGGTGACTGTGAAAGACCAGCAGGATTGGAAGATTCCACCTTGCATTTCAAACTGGAAGAACCCGAAAGGGTATACAATTCCTTTGGACAAACGTCTTGCAGCTGACGGGAGAGGCCTTCAAGATGTTCAGATCAATGATAATTTTGCAAAGCTCTCTGAGTCTTTGTATGTAGCAGAGCAGAAGGCTAGAGAGGCAGTTGCTATGAGATCGAAAGTTCAGAAGGAAATGTtgatgaaggagaaggaaaagaaagaacagGAGTTGAGGGCATTAGCTCAGAAAGCTCGTTCTGAGAGAACAGGTGCTGCGCCCCCTGCGGCCATTCCAATGGCTTCTGACAGAACAGCCATGGATACTGATATGAGAGGGGATTATGAGCGTCCAACAAGGGAAAAGGAAGCGGATTATCCAAAGGAGACGagggaggaaaaagaagaaaggatgCGGCGGGAGAAGATTCGCGAGGAGCGGCGCAAagagagggaaagggagagaagGTTGGAGGCCAAAGATGTAGCAATGGGGAAGAAAAGTAAAATTACGAGAGATAGAGATCGTGATATTAGTGAGAAAGTTGCCCTTGGCATGGCTTCTGCCGGAGCAGGCAAAGGGGGAGAGGTTATGTATGATCAGAGGCTATTCAACCAGGAGAAAGGAATGGACTCAGGGTTTGCCACTGATGACCAGTACAATGTTTATGACAAGGGCTTGTTTACTGCACAGCCGACACTCTCAACTCTATACAGGCCTAAGAAGGATGTTGATGGTGAAATGTATGGTGGCGCTGATGAGCAGTTGGATAAGATTATGAAGACTGATCGCTTCAAACCCGACAGAGGATTTGGAGGAGCTGCTGAGAGGGCAGGGCCAAGAGATAGACCGGTCGAGTTTGAGAAGGATGCTGTTGAAGAAGCCGATCCATTTGGTCTTGACCAGTTCTTGACAGAGGTGAAGAAGGGCGGCAAGAAAGCCCTCGATAAGGTTGGAACAGGAGGGACAATGAGAGCAAGTGCCGGGTCTTCCATGAGAGATGGCTATGAAGGCGGCTCCAGCAGATCTCGTATTGGATTCGAAAGGGGTCGCTAA
- the LOC126601736 gene encoding protein unc-13 homolog, translating into MAHILRDRVFGSSRRHSQNANPIPIPIQPAMPVHTVEGLPNPFGELGPTLSDSELRETVYQILVGACRSSGPKPLTYVPQSEKSDRSALTSLPSSLQRSTSSAASRFKKALGMKSASGRRLGSGDSVSQGKSKWTGTVWELVRVQMKISEQTDTRVRRALLRVAAGQLGRRIECMVLPLELLQQFKSSDFPTQQEYEAWQRRNLRVLEAGLLLYPYLPLDKRDTAPQQLRKIIHGALDKPIETGKHTESMQLLYNVVMSLANRSVDGSVSETCHWADGFPLNLRLYQMLLESCFDPNEETSVVEELEEVFDLIKKTWVVLGINQMLHNLCFSWVLFHRYVTTGQVDNDLLLASSNLLAEVEQDAYGTKDPSYLKILSSTLSSILGWAEKRLLAYRDNFHSGNIEAMENILSLGLLSAKILVQDISHEYRRKRKETNVGYDRVDAYIRSSIRSAFAQKLEKVGSSKRYSKSQNNLPVLTGLAQDVSELAFSEKEIFGPVLKRWHPLATGIAMAALHSCYGNELKQFVAGITDLTPDTIQVLRAADKLEKDLVQIAVEDLVDSEDGGMSIIREMPPYEAEAVIANLAKAWIRTRVDRLREWVDRNLHQEVWNPKANKERFAPSAVEVLRIIDDTLETFFMLPIPMHSVLVPELMIGLDKCIQHYILKAKSGCGTRNTFIPTLPALTRCSARSKYGVFKKKERLHISQRRKSQVGSTNGDSSFGIPQLCVRINTLQLIRMELGVFEKRIISHLGSSETPWEDNIANGVGKMFELSTSACVEGIQQLCEATAYKVVFHDLSHVLWDGLYIVGVSSSRIEPFLQELEQYLEIISSTVHDRVRTRIITDVMRASFDGFLLVLLAGGPSRTFMRKDSDLIEEDFRFLTDLFWSNGDGLPADLIDKLSTTVKGILPMYGIDTDSLVEQLKRATLENYGSSAKPRLPMPPTTGEWNSNEPNTLLRVLCYRNDETAAKFLKKTYNLPKKL; encoded by the exons ATGGCTCACATTCTCAGAGACAGAGTATTCGGAAGCTCCAGACGACACTCCCAAAACGCCAATCCAATTCCTATTCCAATCCAACCCGCCATGCCCGTTCACACAGTTGAAGGCCTCCCCAACCCTTTTGGGGAACTGGGTCCGACCCTCTCGGATTCGGAGCTCCGGGAAACCGTCTACCAGATCTTAGTCGGAGCCTGCCGGAGCTCCGGGCCCAAACCGCTCACCTACGTCCCACAGTCCGAGAAGAGCGACCGGAGCGCTCTGACTTCGCTGCCGTCGTCGCTTCAGAGGTCGACGTCGTCGGCGGCGAGCCGGTTCAAGAAGGCGCTGGGTATGAAGTCGGCTTCTGGGAGGAGACTCGGTAGCGGTGACTCAGTGAGTCAGGGGAAGAGTAAGTGGACCGGGACGGTTTGGGAGCTCGTGAGAGTTCAGATGAAGATTTCGGAGCAGACTGATACGAGGGTCCGGAGAGCACTTTTGAGGGTTGCTGCTGGTCAG CTTGGACGGCGAATAGAATGCATGGTATTGCCCCTTGAGCTATTACAGCAGTTCAAGTCTTCGGATTTTCCTACCCAACAAGAATATGAAGCTTGGCAGAGGAGAAACTTGAGGGTTCTCGAAGCCGGACTTCTTTTGTATCCTTATTTGCCTTTAGATAAGAGAGACACTGCTCCTCAACAACTCCGGAAGATTATTCACGGGGCCTTAGATAAACCCATAGAAACTGGAAAGCACACTGAGTCGATGCAACTTCTTTACAATGTTGTTATGTCTCTTGCTAACAGATCAGTTGACGGTTCTGTTTCCGAGACGTGCCACTGGGCTGATGGGTTTCCGTTGAACCTTAGGCTCTACCAAATGCTACTAGAATCGTGTTTTGACCCAAATGAAGAAACATCTGTTGTTGAAGAGCTTGAAGAGGTTTTTGACCTCATAAAGAAGACCTGGGTAGTCCTCGGAATAAACCAAATGCTGCATAATCTTTGTTTCTCGTGGGTTTTATTTCATCGTTATGTTACAACTGGCCAAGTAGATAACGACCTGCTGCTTGCGTCCAGTAACCTGTTGGCGGAAGTTGAGCAAGATGCCTATGGAACAAAAGATCCATCTTACTTGAAGATCTTAAGTTCAACATTGAGTTCGATATTGGGTTGGGCTGAGAAAAGGCTTCTTGCTTACCGAGATAATTTCCACAGTGGCAATATAGAAGCAATGGAAAACATTCTCTCTCTGGGATTATTATCAGCAAAAATACTGGTTCAAGATATTTCTCATGAATACCGTAGGAAGAGGAAAGAAACTAATGTGGGTTATGACAGGGTTGATGCTTACATAAGATCATCAATACGCTCCGCTTTTGC GCAGAAACTGGAAAAGGTAGGTTCTAGCAAGCGTTACTCGAAAAGCCAAAACAATCTTCCTGTCCTTACAGGCCTTGCACAAGATGTTAGCGAACTGGCTTTTAGTGAGAAGGAGATATTTGGTCCAGTATTGAAGAGATGGCACCCTCTTGCAACAGGCATTGCTATGGCTGCACTGCATTCTTGCTATGGAAATGAGCTAAAGCAATTTGTGGCGGGTATCACTGATTTGACGCCGGACACTATACAAGTGCTTAGAGCTGCTGACAAATTGGAAAAAGATCTTGTGCAGATTGCCGTCGAAGATTTAGTGGATAGTGAGGATGGCGGAATGTCAATCATAAGGGAGATGCCTCCTTACGAGGCTGAAGCTGTAATTGCCAATCTGGCAAAGGCTTGGATAAGGACAAGAGTAGACAGGCTGAGGGAATGGGTTGATAGAAATCTGCATCAAGAG GTATGGAATCCAAAGGCAAACAAAGAGCGGTTTGCTCCTTCTGCTGTTGAAGTTTTACGCATTATAGATGATACGTTGGAAACATTCTTTATGTTGCCGATACCCATGCATTCTGTATTGGTTCCAGAACTGATGATCGGTCTAGACAAATGTATTCAACATTATATCTTGAAGGCCAAATCTGGTTGCG GGACCCGAAACACTTTCATTCCCACTTTACCTGCTTTGACCAGATGCTCAGCAAGGTCAAAATATGGTGTGttcaagaaaaaggaaaggctGCATATAAGTCAGAGAAGGAAATCTCAGGTTGGAAGTACAAATGGGGACAGCTCATTTGGGATTCCGCAACTTTGCGTTCGCATTAATACTTTGCAGCTTATTCGAATGGAATTGGGAGTTTTCGAGAAGAGGATAATTTCCCATCTTGGGAGCTCTGAAACCCCTTGGGAGGACAATATCGCCAACGGAGTGGGCAAAATGTTTGAGCTTTCCACATCTGCTTGTGTTGAAGGGATCCAACAACTTTGTGAGGCAACAGCATACAAGGTCGTTTTCCATGACCTAAGTCATGTCCTTTGGGACGGCTTGTATATTGTGGGAGTTTCGTCGTCTAGGATTGAGCCATTTCTTCAGGAGCTTGAGCAATATTTGGAGATTATTTCGTCAACTGTGCATGACAGAGTTAGAACACGGATCATTACTGATGTAATGAGAGCTTCTTTTGACGGGTTCTTGTTGGTTTTGCTGGCTGGAGGACCTTCTCGCACTTTCATGCGGAAAGATTCTGACCTAATCGAGGAGGATTTTAGGTTTCTAACTGATTTATTCTGGTCGAACGGGGATGGACTGCCGGCTGATTTGATTGATAAGTTATCTACCACTGTTAAAGGTATCCTCCCTATGTACGGTATTGATACTGACAGCCTTGTTGAACAGCTCAAACGTGCAACTCTGGAGAACTATGGATCTTCTGCTAAACCTCGGCTTCCAATGCCTCCAACTACGGGCGAGTGGAACTCCAACGAACCAAACACACTTCTACGTGTCTTGTGTTATCGGAATGACGAGACTGCAGCAAAGTTCCTTAAGAAGACTTATAACTTGCCTAAGAAGCTGTAA